A DNA window from Primulina tabacum isolate GXHZ01 chromosome 12, ASM2559414v2, whole genome shotgun sequence contains the following coding sequences:
- the LOC142521403 gene encoding uncharacterized protein LOC142521403: MSEAYERVRAGRLAFKGGELATRDKAIDKKKKKKNNKKSLLEDLVPEEDPSLSVVDPSPGTGEVYTIDAAKKMKYDELFPVECKKFGYDPNAKSKSVEEALDDRVKKKADRYCK; encoded by the coding sequence ATGTCGGAGGCATACGAGAGGGTTAGGGCCGGGAGGCTGGCCTTCAAAGGCGGCGAACTTGCCACCCGAGACAAAGCCATAgacaagaagaaaaagaagaagaacaaCAAGAAGAGCCTGCTCGAAGATTTAGTACCGGAGGAGGACCCGAGTTTGAGTGTCGTGGATCCAAGTCCGGGTACGGGGGAGGTGTACACCATCGACGCGGCGAAGAAGATGAAGTACGATGAATTGTTCCCTGTCGAATGTAAGAAATTTGGGTACGACCCTAATGCCAAATCCAAGTCCGTTGAGGAAGCCCTCGATGATCGCGTGAAGAAGAAGGCCGACCGCTATTGTAAATAA